The genomic DNA CAGTGGGCATTGCAGCTTTGATTGTTTCAACATCACTTTTCGTAATATCGATCAAACTGAGTTTTATTTGTTCCAGATTTGGCAATGGCTGAAGTTGCATCAATCCCGATGCACTCAAGCGGGCTTCCTGAAAGCTGAGCCGTTTGAGTGATTTGATTTGAGCAACAGTTTTTAGTGTTTCATTATCGAAACTGGGGGTTAACGATGAATCTCGATGTGGCAGGCGTTGTCCGATTTGAAGAGATTCGAGATGTTTCAAGCCAACTAAATGTTTAATGGCGTTGGGAGATTCCCAGTTGTGCCACTGTCGAAACTCCTTCAACTGGGAAATCTGGCCGACGGCTTCGAAAGCCTCATCGCCAGCGGTAGCTCCGGCAAAAGTCAGTCGTTCCAGTTTGGGCAGATCTTTCAGGTAAGCCAGACCGGCTCCAGTGAAACCTTCGCAATTTCTCGAAGGATGGAACAGCGATAAGGTTCGCAGTTTCTGAAACGCTTTGAAATGGTGATAGCCTTCATCGGTTAATTCAGACCCGTTAATCAGGATCGATTCCAATTCGGTCAAGCCAGATAACATCTCCAGTTGATGATCAGACAAATTTTTGCCGCTGATCGACAATGATTTCAGTGAAGTGAGTTGTCCAAGTTTCTGATAGTGTTCATCCTCAAAGTTTGTGCAATCCGTCTTGAGTTCGACAACAATTCCTCCCTGTTGTCTCCATGATGCTCCAATCGAACGAATAATTTCCAAATCGGAACCAGCGGTGGTATTGGACATCGCAAGGATCAAAATCAGCATGAGAGTCAATGCAAATTTCATGATCAGAAACTTTCTGTGATTGAATGATTGTTTGCAGCCAACGGCAATAGATGTATGATCATATCAATTCCTGTCACTGTAACGAAACAGTTTTGAGCGGATTTGACTGCATGCTAAAATACCCTTTGTTACTCCTGTTGCTTCTGTTTGTTCAAATTGTCCATGCGAGTGAGCAGCCGAATATTCTGATCATCACAGTCGATGACATGAGTGCGGATTCCATTGGTGTATTTGGTTGTCCGATTAACACGACTCCGCACATCGATCAATTGGCCAGCAAGGGGTTGCGTTTTGAACATGCTCACGTGCAGGTCGGGAATTGCATGCCGTCCCGCAATGTGATGTGGTCGGGACGATACTCGCATAACAATGGTGTCGAGGGGTTCTATCAGGTGAAACAACCTGGGTACCCGGTACTGTGCGATTTGATGAAGGAGGCGGGCTACTTCACAGGAATTCGTGGCAAGGTTTCTCATTCAACGCCTTACACACCTTACGACTGGGATGAAGTTCTCGATACTGATGCCAATGGTCAGGCTCATGCATTGAAGGATCCTGTTTCTTACGGCGCGTCGACACGGGATGGAATCATACATGCTCAAGAGCAGAATAAACCGTTCTGTCTGGTCATCAACATTTCCGATCCCCACAAACCGTTTTATGGAGTTGGAAAAGGAGGGCGGGAATTCAAAGATCCGTTTGTTCCTTCCAGAATCTTCTCTGATGATGAAGTTCCTATCCCGAAATTTCTATTTGATGATCCCATCGTTCGGCAAGAAGTGGGTCCAGTATTATTCGTCTGTCAGACGCGCTGACGATTGTGTCGGTGAAGTTCTTAAGGCTCTGGAAGAATCGGGGGCAGAGGAGAAAACATTGATCATGTTTCTCTCAGATCATGGTATGCCTCTTCCGTTTGCAAAGACTCAGCTTTATCACCACAGCACGCGTACTCCTTTGATTTTCGTATGGCCTGGAAAAATAGAAGCTAACTCGCATGATCGCGAACACATGGTTTCAGCCGTCGATTTCCTGCCGACGCTTCTCGATGTCGTCAGGGTTAAACATCCGCAAGATTTGGATGGCCGATCTTTTGAGCCGTTATTAATCGGAGATACGCAAGAGAATCGCGACTATGTGTTCAAGGAATATAACGAGAACGCAGGTGCTTCACGAGATCCGATGCGGGGTGTTGAGAGCCGTCAATATTTGTACCTGTTTAATCCGTGGTCGAATGGAGATCGCGTGATGGCAACAGCGACGACTGGAACGATGACTTATCGCAGGATGAAGGAACTGGCTGCCGAGAACTCGTTTCTGAAAGAGCGCCACGATCTGTATCAGCATCGAGTGCCTGAAGAATTATATGATGTAGTTAATGATCCTGAATGTCTCCACAATCTGATTGATATTCCCGAATTTCAGAACACACTTCACGAACTTGAAACGCAACTGCAGATCTGGTTAAAACAGACGAATGATCCTTTACTCGAAGTCTTTGTTAAGCGAGAGGATGATCAATTCCGTGAAGAGTATGTTCAAAAAGTCGAACGGGAAGCTCTGGAGCGACGAAATGGCAAGCGACAGGGGGGCGAAAGAGAAGCGAAACCACAGTCCAAAAAGCATGAATTGATCTCCATTCAAACCAGGCAACAAAGTTCTCCGAATGAACCATTGAGTGTGAATATTCAGTATCAGCTCTCAGATACTCTCGGAAAGCAAAAATTGCATGTGACACTCAAAAGCGAGAACAATCAAAGAATCGAACGTCAGGTCCTGGAAATCACAGGCACTGGAACAAAATTGGTCAACTTCATAATACCAGAAGACTATCATGAGAAAGCTGTTCGTGTGGCAGCGTTTGTCGGTGAGGACTTTGAACAAAGTTTGCAGCATCTCAATTCTGATCTGATTAAACTTCAGGATTGAAGAGTACCGGCTGAACAACGACGATCAATTTGTGTCAGCTGGCATGACATGTACAACTGGAAATCGTTAAAGTTATTTTAACATGAAACTAAATTAAATTACTGATAATGGAGTCAATGGAATGTCCGTCCTGAAAAAGGGTCTGTTGTGTTTATTGTTACTCTCAGTCGCTATGTTTACTCATAACTTAAGTGCAGCTGATAAAAATAATTCATCGTTACAAAAGGACAAGCAACCTCAGCGATACCGGCTGCAAGCAAGAGCCAGTCAATTGGATTCTCGGGCAAAAGAGTATCCGGAGATCAACTTTGTATTCGGAACCAAAGAGAAACCTCAGGATCTGGAAAATGCTTCCGTCGACACCCGGGTTGATGCCAAAGGGAAACTGGTGATCTGGCTGATGGGGTACAATGAACAGCTTTTTGAACGTCTCAACAGTTACGGACTTCATGCCATTCAGGTCAGTTATGCGAACAAATGGTTTGGGACGCTGTGTCAGCCTGAACCAAAAGATGGGCAGTCCAGAGGAAACGTTCGACTCGAAGCGGCAACAGGCGAAGATTTCAGCGATGAGCTGAACCTGTCAAAACCAGACGGCATGAGTGAGCGTGCCTATCAATTCGTGAAGTGGCTGGCGAAAGAAAATCCACAGGGAAACTGGAAGCAATTTTTGACCAGCGATGGCAAAGGGCTGCGCTGGGACAAAGTGATTATTGCCGGAAGTTCACATGGCTCGACCACAGCAGCTCGATTTGCTCTGCATCAGAAAGTCGATCGTGTCGTCATGCATTGCGGACCACGCGATCAGGATCAGGACTGGCAGGCTAATTCCTCTGCGACTCCCGCCAACCGTTTTTTTGGGTTCAGTCACGTTCTCGATGGTGGCTGGCCCGGCAAGCATTACTGTCGTTCCTGGGAATTGTTGAAACTGAATCAATATGGACCGATTGTGAATGTCGATCAGCAATCAACTCCTTACCAGAATACGAGACGACTGATCTCTGCTGCTGATGTCAAAGGCGATGCAAAACGCGCCCACTCATCAGTCACTCCGGGCGGTTCTTCTCCCAAAGATTCTCAGGGAAAATATCTTTATGAACCTGTCTGGAAATATTTATACACACATCCTGTCGATGAGGTGGGCATGCCAGTTCCGCTTGATCCCGATTGTCAGTAACAGGAATTGCATCAACATTAAAATGATGTTTTATTCATGAGTAAGAATAGCCGTTACGGGATGATGGTCTGAAGGAGTTCGGCCATCAAACTCGGTTCGGTCGATGTTAGCGCTAAGAATTTTCCAGTCATCACTGACAGCAATCCAGTCGATTCTTGCTCCCTCGACAACTCCACTTTTGAATCCTGAAAATGTGGCCTCGCCCGGAGCATTGTCTGGGGTAGCGGTGTGATAGGAATCCAGCAGGGTCAGTTCTTTTGTATTCTCGAATAGAGCCTTATAGGGCTCACTCTGGAAAGCTGCGTTGAAGTCTCCTGTCACAATAAGTCGGCATCCCCGGGCGAGTTCATCGAGTTTGTGGCGAATCAATTTTGCAGATTCAATCCGAGCTTGCGGACCACGATGGTCGAAGTGCGTATTGAGGAAGAAGATGGGCTGATCATCTGCTTTGCGGTCACGCAATTTGATCCAGGAACACATCCGCGGCAGGCTGCTGTCCCAGGATTTGCTGCCGGGACTATTGGGAGATTCGCTCAGCCAGAAGTGTCCCTCGCTCAGTTTTTCAAAGCGATCTGTCTTATAAAACAGAGCCGTCATTTCACCGGTTTGACCTCCGTCTTCCCGTCCCACACCAAGACTCGTGTATCCAATAAGATTCTCGTCCAGGTATTGTTTCTGAAATCCTAGAGTTTCCTGAGTCCCCAGCAAGTCGGGATTGAATGCGGCAATTGTTTTGATGACATTTTCTTTCCGCTTCTCCCAATGATTCTCACCATCTCTGGCAGATCCGTAGCGAATGTTAAAACTCATCACTCGTACATCTTTGGCATCGGTCAATAATGGCTTCGACAAGATCATGCTGCCGAATAAAACTGTTGAGCAAACCCAAGTCGAAAGAATGCGTACGGAAATCGGAATACTCATGTTTTTCCCATTCGGTTGATAAAAGGATAGGGGGGATGCTCGTTGCAATTACTTCTCTACGCACATCTGACCAGTAATTCTTGCAGAATACAACTCATAATCAATTGTACAAAAATAAGTAATACTGCAGGACAACGAATGCTCAAAGTGAGCAGGAATCGATTTCATTGCGTCGATTATTATTAAATCAGACCCTCATGTGCAGCAATTGTTTGCAATTCTCTGCAAGTCTATGCAGAGGAACATGGAAATTTATTGATGCAAGGCTTCTTTTTGCGTCCCTCATATTTGGCATGAGAAGTGCATTGTATCATTTCAACGACTCACCCTTACGCCTGCGGCGTTCGCAGGCCGATGAGTCGCAGAATTTTTCTGGAAAGACACCACCATGAAAAAATTTGCAATTGGATTTGCCCTTGTTCTTGGATTCATTTCATTGGCAGGAAACACGAGTGCCGAAGCGGCACGCAGTCCACACTTTGGTCGTATGCATTTCGTGCATCATGATTCTCCATCCATCAATCATGGGCATCATCTGTAAGAAATGATTCAACATTCGCAAGTATCAAAAAAACGTCCTGCCTCAATCTCGTATTGGGCAGGACGTTTTTGCATTAAAATTCAACAGAAAATGCGAATCAGTTATTCATTATTCGTTATCATTTCCAGAGATTTGATTCTGCCATTCGTGGACAGATTCTGACTGAATTCGAGAATCGCTTTGACATTGATTTCTGGATGACCTGTCACGATTACTGTTGGAGGTGACGAATAGCCAGAACCGGCTTCTTCAATCTGCAGACGAACGATTTGTCCTTTCTCAATAATCGCATTCGCTCTTGCGGGCTTGGCAGTCCAGAGTTCTCCGTGTTGAGGCTGATAACGATAGTAGTTCGACACTTCATCCAATCGATCATTCGTAATTCCATATTTGGACAAAGCCCGCATGAGCACTTCTTTATTTGCTCGTGCCTGAGCGGCAGAAGGGTGTCCATTTCGAGCCGGGTTCACTTTGCTGAAGGCTTCCCGGAAAACCTCTGGCTCCACGCCAAGTGCAGCCGCGATGAGAACGACAGGACGTCCACCATCTCGCGAATCGGTTTCATAGCCATCTTGGAACACAACAGATCCTGTCGGTAGTCGAGAGAGAGCCTGTTTAGGATCACGTTGACTGGATTCGTTACGATTCTCACGTGGATTCTGATGAGGTGGACCTGCTGGCGGATGATGTCTATCGTTTTCACCAGGACGAGGCGGACGGGGAAGTTCATCGCGAGTCAATTTTCCATCCTGATTTCGATCAAATGTGTTGAGTACCTGACTTGAGGCTTTGATTTCAGAAGCCGACAATTCGCCATTTTCATCAGTATCAAACAACTCCAGAAATGGATCTGGCGGTGGTCCAGCCGGAGGGCGTTGTGGTTGAGCATAAACGACCAGTGCCGACAGTGAGACGATACCCAGTAATGATACCCAGTAATGCCAGTGCATACTTCATCAACAAACTCCTGCATTGTTCTAATCAGATTCTGCTTTCAGTTCAGTAACTCATATCGATAACGCAATCATCCACGTATTTCTACAACTTATGGAATCTTTTAGGATCCAAGTCATGAGCAAAGTCGCATACAGTCACACTAAGATGAATTCCTCATTTTGAGAACAGGACAAGTCATATAGATTACGACTTTCAATGAAATCATCTGCAAAGAACATGCAAACTGAAAGTTTTATTTATCAGATATTCATAATTCAGTTTGTTGGCTTTTATTCAACATCACCATATGATGAGTGACGCGATTCAATTGCAGGGCCTATCCCATTTTCCTTTCAACTCAGGAGATCTCCCATTATGAAATTACGCGCCCACACTTTACTTTGGGGCATCGTGTTATGTTCGATGCTGTTCAGCAACCTCAACGATGTAGATGCTCAAGCTAAAAAGCCGAATATCCTTGT from Rubinisphaera italica includes the following:
- a CDS encoding endonuclease/exonuclease/phosphatase family protein — protein: MSIPISVRILSTWVCSTVLFGSMILSKPLLTDAKDVRVMSFNIRYGSARDGENHWEKRKENVIKTIAAFNPDLLGTQETLGFQKQYLDENLIGYTSLGVGREDGGQTGEMTALFYKTDRFEKLSEGHFWLSESPNSPGSKSWDSSLPRMCSWIKLRDRKADDQPIFFLNTHFDHRGPQARIESAKLIRHKLDELARGCRLIVTGDFNAAFQSEPYKALFENTKELTLLDSYHTATPDNAPGEATFSGFKSGVVEGARIDWIAVSDDWKILSANIDRTEFDGRTPSDHHPVTAILTHE
- a CDS encoding sulfatase/phosphatase domain-containing protein; amino-acid sequence: MIPSFGKKWVQYYSSVRRADDCVGEVLKALEESGAEEKTLIMFLSDHGMPLPFAKTQLYHHSTRTPLIFVWPGKIEANSHDREHMVSAVDFLPTLLDVVRVKHPQDLDGRSFEPLLIGDTQENRDYVFKEYNENAGASRDPMRGVESRQYLYLFNPWSNGDRVMATATTGTMTYRRMKELAAENSFLKERHDLYQHRVPEELYDVVNDPECLHNLIDIPEFQNTLHELETQLQIWLKQTNDPLLEVFVKREDDQFREEYVQKVEREALERRNGKRQGGEREAKPQSKKHELISIQTRQQSSPNEPLSVNIQYQLSDTLGKQKLHVTLKSENNQRIERQVLEITGTGTKLVNFIIPEDYHEKAVRVAAFVGEDFEQSLQHLNSDLIKLQD
- a CDS encoding BPSS1187 family protein gives rise to the protein MFTHNLSAADKNNSSLQKDKQPQRYRLQARASQLDSRAKEYPEINFVFGTKEKPQDLENASVDTRVDAKGKLVIWLMGYNEQLFERLNSYGLHAIQVSYANKWFGTLCQPEPKDGQSRGNVRLEAATGEDFSDELNLSKPDGMSERAYQFVKWLAKENPQGNWKQFLTSDGKGLRWDKVIIAGSSHGSTTAARFALHQKVDRVVMHCGPRDQDQDWQANSSATPANRFFGFSHVLDGGWPGKHYCRSWELLKLNQYGPIVNVDQQSTPYQNTRRLISAADVKGDAKRAHSSVTPGGSSPKDSQGKYLYEPVWKYLYTHPVDEVGMPVPLDPDCQ
- a CDS encoding sulfatase-like hydrolase/transferase, with the protein product MLKYPLLLLLLLFVQIVHASEQPNILIITVDDMSADSIGVFGCPINTTPHIDQLASKGLRFEHAHVQVGNCMPSRNVMWSGRYSHNNGVEGFYQVKQPGYPVLCDLMKEAGYFTGIRGKVSHSTPYTPYDWDEVLDTDANGQAHALKDPVSYGASTRDGIIHAQEQNKPFCLVINISDPHKPFYGVGKGGREFKDPFVPSRIFSDDEVPIPKFLFDDPIVRQEVGPVLFVCQTR